The Streptomyces sp. M92 nucleotide sequence TACGCCCGGGGCGTGTCACTGGCCACGGAGATAGGCCGCTACGGTCCGGGCGGCCGTTCCGCGTACGCGCCGAGGCCGGGCGATCCCCGCCGCCTCGACTGGCGCGGCGACGTCCCCTGACGTCACACCGCCGGCGGCGACGGGGCTCCCGTCTGCGCCACCAGGGCCGCGTACAGCCAGTCGTGGGCGGAACCGGGCGTCGGCTCCGGCCGGCGGCCCGGCTCGGTGACGACCTCGGTCACCAGGTCCCAGTAGCGGTCGATCCGCGGGTCGGCCGCGAGCTGCCCGGCCAGCCGGAGCCGGAACTCCGGGCTGTCCCGGATTCCGTACGCGCTGGTGTACGCGTCGACGAAGCCGTCCAGCGCCTCCCCCGGCCGCGGGTCCCGGCCCCGCCGCATCTGGACACCCGCCAGCTCGTACGCCTCCGCCAGTCCCGCGTACAGCACGGCGGCTCCCCGGGCACCGGCGGCCCGGTGCGCCTCGGGCTGGGGCCGCGCGGTGCCGGGGCACGGCGCGAGGGCGAGGGCGTTGAGGTGGGCGAAGGCGAGGACCTGGGCCGGAGCCGGGTCCTCGGGCGGCTGCGGTACGGCGACCTCCAGGAACGCCCGGACCGACCGGGCCGGCATCCGCGGCGGCAGCCAGCCCCGCCAGAACCGGACCAGCGGCTCCGTGCTGGGCGGCATGGACACCGCCCCGATCAGGTTCAGCCGTTCGGCCCGTTGCCCGGGCGGACACTCCTGCACCAGGCGCAGGGCCGCCTCCCGCCAGCGCAAGGCCCTCATCTCGGAGCCGAGTTCGCGCAGCCGCCCGGCGACCGCGTCCTCCAGCGCGCCACCCTCCCGTCCGCCCTCGCCGCCCGCCGCGTCCTCCTCCGCCAGGACCCGGCGCACCTCGGGTACCGACAGGCCGAGCGCGCGCAGGGAACGGATCAGGCGCAGCCGGCCCAGCGCGTCGGAGCCGTACCGCCGGTGCCCGCCGGCGCTGCGGGAGGCCTCCGGCAGCAGGCCCCGGTCGGAGTAGAAGCGGACGGTCTTCACGGTGACGCCCGCCCGGGCGGCCAGGTCCCCGATGCCGCACAGACCGTCGGACGACGTGATCACTTGAACCTCCCTCAGGGGGAGTTTCTACCGTACCGGCGAGCGCGGGCCGGTGACCGGGCCGGACCGCCGAGGTACGGAGGAGAGACCATGACCGCTTTCATCCTGGTGTCGGGCATGTTCACCGGCACCCACGTCTGGCAGGAGACGACCGCCCGTCTGACCGCCGCGGGCGCCGAAGCGCACGCGGTCGCCCTGACCGGGCTCGACGGCCCGCCCGGCCCGGCGGGGACCCGCACCGACCTGGAGACCCACATCGCGGACGTCCTCGCCGTGATCGACTCGATCGACGCGACGGACCGGAAGATCGTGCTGGTCGGCCACGACTACGGCATCCACCCGGCGCTGGGCGCCGCCGACCGGAGGGCCCCGCGCGTCGACCGGATCGTCTACCTGGACTCGGGCATGCCCGGCGACGGCGTCCCGGCCCTGGCCGCGGTGCCCGACCAGTCCCTGCGCGAGCGGCTGGCCGCGGCGGCCGGGGACGCGGACGCCGACGACGTGCTGCCGCCGCCGGCCACCCACGACGAGTGGCGCCTGTGGGGCAGCACCGAGGGCGTGCCCGGCCCGGCGCTGGACCGGCTCACCGCCCTCGCCGCGCCGCAGCCGACGGGCACCCTGCTCCAGCCGCTCCGGCTGACCGGTGCGGTGGCCTCGGTGCCCACCACCGGCGTGCTGTGCACCGGCAACGGCACGAGCATCGAGATGGTCCAGATGATGGTGGGCTTCGGCGATCCCGCGCTGCGGGCCCTGGTCGACCCCCGGGTGACCTTCTTCGAACTGGCCACCGGTCACTGGCCGATGCTCTCCAGCCCGGCCGGACTGACGGACGTACTGCTGCGGGCCGCGGCCGGCGAGGGGCACCGGCTGGAGCCCGTCGAAGCGACCGAACCGCCCCCGCACCTGCGGCCGTTCCTGCTGGACGTCCCCGAAGCCCCGCGGGAGCGGCACGGAAACGTCGACCTGCACCTGCCCGAGGCCGAGGAACCACGGCCCGCGGTGCTGTTCGTGCACGGCGGCCCGGTCCCCGCCGACGCACGGCCCACACCGAGGGACTGGCCGACCCTGACGGGGTACGCGCGCTGCGCGGCGGCGGGCGGTGCGGTGGGCGCCGTCGTCGACCACCGTCTGCACGACCTGTCGGACTACGAGCGGGCCGCCGCCGACGTGGCCGCCGCCGTGGAGCGGGTCCGGGCCGACCCACGTGTGGACGCGGACCGGGTCGCGCTGTGGTTCTTCTCCGGCGGCGGCCCGATCGCGGCGGACTGGCTGGACGCGCCGCCGTCCTGGCTGCGCTGCCTGGCGGCCACCTACCCGGTCCTGGCGCCACTGCCCAACTGGGGACTGTCCGGCGGCCGGTTCCACCCGGCGGACGCGGTGGCGAACGCCGGCGCCCTGCCCGTCGTCCTCACGCGCGTCGGACTGGAGATGCCCGAGATAGCCGCCACCGTCGAGAAGTTCCTCGCCGCGGCCGAGGAGGGCGGGGCGGACGTGGAGGTGGTGGACGTGCCGCACGGCCACCACGCCTTCGAGACCGTCGACCCGACGGACGAGTCCCGCGAAGCCGTGCGCCGCGCGATGCGCGCGGTCCTGGCCCGCCTCGGCCGGCCGGGTACGCGGTAGGCGCGCACACGGACACCGGCCCGCGGCACCGGATCGGTGCCGCGGGTCCCCGGGCGGCGCAGCGCGGCAGCCGCCAGGGACACGGGCCTCCCACGGCCGCGACGGTCACCGCCGCACCAATCCACCCGGTGCCCGGCCCCGGATTACCGGCGTGAGCGACGAAGCGAACGCACCGCGGCGGAACCCCCGGACGACCACACGGCTCTCGCTGGGGGCGTTGAGCGGACTCCTGGCAGGAGGTGCCGCGCTCGCCGTCGCCGAACTGGTGGCGGCGGCGGTGCGTCCGCAGGCCGGTCCGGTGGTCGCGGTCGGCGGTGCCGCCATCGACCGCACCCCGGCCGCCGTGAAGGACTGGGCGATCCGCGCCTTCGGCACCGACGACAAGCTGGTCCTCCGGCTCGGCATCCTCACCGTCCTGGCCCTGTTCGCCCTGGCCCTCGGCGTCCTCGCCGCCCGCCACCGGCGTACGGGGACCGCGGGCGTCCTGGTCTTCGGTGCCGTCGGGGCGGCGGCCGCCACCAGCCGTCCCGACTCCACGAGCCTCACCGACACCCTCCCGTCCGTCGTCGGGGCGCTCGCCGGTGCCGCACTCCTGCACCTCCTCGCCGGCCGCCTCCCGGCGGTGCCCCGGGGCGCGGGGCAGGAGCCCGGCGAGGGCTGGGACCGGCGCCGCTTCGTCCTCGCGGCGACCGCCGCTGCCGCCGCCTCGGCCGGGGCGGGTGCGGTGGGCCGGGCCCTGAACGGCGCCGGCGGCCGGGAGGCCGTGGCCTCCCGCAGGAACATCGACCTGCCGCCGCCCGCCTCACGGGCACCCGCGGTGCCCCGGGGAGCACAGGTGAGGGTCGCCGGTGTCAGCCCGTTCATCACGCCCAACGCGGACTTCTACCGGGTGGACACCGCACTGGTGGTCCCCAAGGTGGACGCCGGCGCCTGGCGGCTGCGCATCCACGGGGACGGAGTCACCAGGGAGAAGACCCTGACCTTCGACGACCTGCTGCGCCGCGAACTGATCGAGCGCGACGTCACCCTCACCTGCGTCTCCAACGAGGTCGGCGGCCCCTATGTGGGCAACGCCCGCTGGATCGGCGTCCGCCTCGCCGGCCTGCTCGAGGAGTGCGGGGTGCGGCCTCCTTCGAAGGGCGGCCCCGCCGACCAGCTGGTCGCCCGCTCGGTGGACGGCATGACCATCGGCACCCCGGTCGAGGACGTCATGGACGGCCGCGACGCGATGCTCGCCGTCGGCATGAACGGCGAACCCCTGCCCTTCGACCACGGCTTCCCGGTCCGCATGCTGGTCCCCGGCCTGTACGGCTACGTGTCCGCCTGCAAGTGGATCGAGGACATCGAGCTGACCACCTTCGACGCGTACGACGCCTACTGGGTCAAGCGCGACTGGGCCCGCGAGGCCCCGGTCAAGACGCAGTCCCGGATCGACACGCCGAAGCCGTTCGCGCGGCCGGAGGAGGGCGCCGTGATGGTGGCCGGCGTCGCCTGGGCGCAGCACCGCGGCATCGACAAGGTGGAGGTCCGCGTCGACGACGGTCCCTGGCAGGAAGCCACCCTCGCGGCCGAGGACACCCGCGACACCTGGCGCCAGTGGTCCTGTGCCTGGCAGGCCACGAAGGGCGGCCACACCCTCACCGTGCGGGCCACCGACCGTACCGGCGAGGTGCAGACCCAGAAGCGCACCCGCACCGTCCCCGACGGCGCGGACGGATGGCACTCCGTGGTGGTGACGGTGGAGTGACCCACCGGCTGGTGCGCCTCCACTCGGTGCACCGGCCACTTTGTCCCGCGACGGGAAAAAGAATCGAGATCTTGTGCGGAAGGGGTTACAGGTTCGGACCAAGCCCGCTAACTTCCTTGAAATGAACCGGTCATGAGTGTCTCCCGACCGGCGTTCGACGGCGCGACGGCGCGCGCCCGTACTCCCTCACGGCAGGACTCACACGCCTGCCGCCACCCCACACTTCCCGGGAGAACCCTGTGCGCACGAGACCGCTCGGACACAGACGTGTCCGCTCCTTACTGCCGGCCCTGGTGTGTGCCCTCGGCCTGATGCTGCCGGTGAGTCCGGCCACCGCCGCCCCGGCGGACCCCGGCGGCGACGGAACCGGTGCCGCCGTGGCCGCCGAAGAGTTCCAACAGGTCACCCTCGCCAAGGGCGTGGCCGAGACCGGCGAACCCATGACCCTGGCCGTCCTGCCGGACCGTTCGGTACTGCACACCTCGCGCGACGGCACGCTCCGGCTGACCGACCCGGCGGGGAACACCGCCGTGGCCGGCAGGCTCGACGTCTACAGCCACGACGAGGAGGGCCTGCAAGGCGTCGCGGTGGACCCGGGCTTCGCCACCAACCGCTTCGTCTACCTCTACTACGCGCCCGAGCTCGGCACACCGGCCGGTGACGCACCCGCGGAGGGCTCGGCGTCCGACTTCGCCCCCTTCGACGGCGTCAACCGGCTCTCCCGCTTCGTGCTGCGCACCGACGGCACCCTGGACCAGGCCAGCGAGAAGAAGATCCTCGACGTGCCCGCCTCCCGCGGCCTGTGCTGTCACGTCGGCGGCGACATCGACTTCGACGCGGCGGGCAACCTCTACCTGTCGACGGGCGACGACACCAACCCCTTCGCCTCGGACGGCTACACCCCCATCGACGAACGCGCCTCGCGCAACCCCGCCTACGACGCCCAGCGTTCCGCCGGCAACACCAACGACCTGCGCGGCAAGATCCTGCGCATCAAGGTGAACGCCGACGGCTCGTACGGCATCCCGTCCGGCAACCTCTTCCCGCCCGGCACCGCCCGGACGCGGCCCGAGATCTACGCCATGGGCTTCCGCAACCCGTTCCGGATGAGCGTCGACAAGGCCACGGGCACCGTCTACGTGGGCGACTACGGCCCGGACGCGGGCACCGCGAGCGCCTCCCGGGGCCCCGCCGGACAGGTCGAGTTCAACCGCGTCACCGAGGCCGGCAACTTCGGCTGGCCCTACTGCACCGGCGACAACGACGCCTACGTCGACCACGACTTCGCCACCGGCGGCGCGGGCGCCACGTTCGACTGCGCCGCCCCGAGGAACACCTCGCCGCGCAACTCCGGCCTCACCGACCTGCCGCCCGCCCAGCCCGCCTGGATTCCCTACGACGGGGGCTCCGTACCGGAGTTCGGGAGCGGCTCCGAGTCACCCATGGGCGGACCCGTCTACCGCTACGACGCGAACTCCGCCTCCGACGTGAAGTTCCCCGAGGCGTACGACGGCGACTTCTTCGCCGGCGAGTTCGGCCGCCGCTGGATCAAGCGCGTCGAGACCGGCGGCGACGGCACCGTGCAGTCCATCAACGCCTTCCCCTGGAGCGGCACCCAGGTGATGGACATGGCCTTCGGCCCGGACGGTGCCCTCTACGTGCTGGACTACGGCACCGGCTACTTCAACGGCGACGCCAACTCCGCCCTCTACCGCATCGAGCACATCACCGGCGGCCACGCCCCCGTCGCCCAGGCCGGGGCCGACACCACCTCCGGCACCGCCCCGCTGACGGTGGCCTTCTCCTCCGCCGGCAGCTCCGACGCCGACGGCGACGCCCTCACCCACGCCTGGGACTTCGGTGACGGCGCCAGCTCCACCGCGGCCGACCCCACCCACACCTACACCACGAACGGCCGGTACACGGCCACCCTGAAGGTCACCGACACGACGGGCAAGTCCGCGACGGCCTCCGTCCACATCACCGTGGGCAACACCGCGCCCAGCGTGCGCATCGACCTGCCCACCGACGGACGCGTCTACGACTTCGGCGCCGCCATCCCCTTCAAGGTGACGGTGACCGACCCCGAGGACGGCACCGTCGACTGCGCCAAGGTGAAGGTCACCTTCATCATCGGCCACGACAGCCACGGCCACCCGCAGACCTCGGCCACCGGCTGCACCGGCACCCTCCAGACCCTGGCGGACGGCGAACACGACCCGAACGCCAACATCTTCGGCGTCATCGACGCCGAGTACACCGACAACGGCGCGAACGGCCAGCCCGCCCTCACCACCCACGACCAGCACATCACCCAGCCCAGCCACCGCCAGGCCGAGCACTACGGCGACTCCTCGGGTGTCCAGGTCGTCAACCACGCGCCCGCGCACGGAGGCAGGACCGTCGGCCACATCGAGAACGGCGACTGGATCTCCTTTCGGCCGTACGCCCTCGACAACGTCACCGCCTTCACCGCCCGGGTCTCCTCGGCCGGAACCGGCGGCACCATCGAGCTGCGCGCCGGCTCCCCGACCGGCACCCTGCTCGGCACCGCGACGGTCCCGGTGACCGGCGGCTGGGAGACCTTCCAGGACGTGACGGCCGCCCTGAGCAATCAGCCGGCCGGCTCCACGACACTCCACCTCGTCTTCAAGGGCGGCCCC carries:
- a CDS encoding molybdopterin-dependent oxidoreductase, with product MSDEANAPRRNPRTTTRLSLGALSGLLAGGAALAVAELVAAAVRPQAGPVVAVGGAAIDRTPAAVKDWAIRAFGTDDKLVLRLGILTVLALFALALGVLAARHRRTGTAGVLVFGAVGAAAATSRPDSTSLTDTLPSVVGALAGAALLHLLAGRLPAVPRGAGQEPGEGWDRRRFVLAATAAAAASAGAGAVGRALNGAGGREAVASRRNIDLPPPASRAPAVPRGAQVRVAGVSPFITPNADFYRVDTALVVPKVDAGAWRLRIHGDGVTREKTLTFDDLLRRELIERDVTLTCVSNEVGGPYVGNARWIGVRLAGLLEECGVRPPSKGGPADQLVARSVDGMTIGTPVEDVMDGRDAMLAVGMNGEPLPFDHGFPVRMLVPGLYGYVSACKWIEDIELTTFDAYDAYWVKRDWAREAPVKTQSRIDTPKPFARPEEGAVMVAGVAWAQHRGIDKVEVRVDDGPWQEATLAAEDTRDTWRQWSCAWQATKGGHTLTVRATDRTGEVQTQKRTRTVPDGADGWHSVVVTVE
- a CDS encoding MerR family transcriptional regulator; the protein is MITSSDGLCGIGDLAARAGVTVKTVRFYSDRGLLPEASRSAGGHRRYGSDALGRLRLIRSLRALGLSVPEVRRVLAEEDAAGGEGGREGGALEDAVAGRLRELGSEMRALRWREAALRLVQECPPGQRAERLNLIGAVSMPPSTEPLVRFWRGWLPPRMPARSVRAFLEVAVPQPPEDPAPAQVLAFAHLNALALAPCPGTARPQPEAHRAAGARGAAVLYAGLAEAYELAGVQMRRGRDPRPGEALDGFVDAYTSAYGIRDSPEFRLRLAGQLAADPRIDRYWDLVTEVVTEPGRRPEPTPGSAHDWLYAALVAQTGAPSPPAV
- a CDS encoding alpha/beta fold hydrolase — translated: MTAFILVSGMFTGTHVWQETTARLTAAGAEAHAVALTGLDGPPGPAGTRTDLETHIADVLAVIDSIDATDRKIVLVGHDYGIHPALGAADRRAPRVDRIVYLDSGMPGDGVPALAAVPDQSLRERLAAAAGDADADDVLPPPATHDEWRLWGSTEGVPGPALDRLTALAAPQPTGTLLQPLRLTGAVASVPTTGVLCTGNGTSIEMVQMMVGFGDPALRALVDPRVTFFELATGHWPMLSSPAGLTDVLLRAAAGEGHRLEPVEATEPPPHLRPFLLDVPEAPRERHGNVDLHLPEAEEPRPAVLFVHGGPVPADARPTPRDWPTLTGYARCAAAGGAVGAVVDHRLHDLSDYERAAADVAAAVERVRADPRVDADRVALWFFSGGGPIAADWLDAPPSWLRCLAATYPVLAPLPNWGLSGGRFHPADAVANAGALPVVLTRVGLEMPEIAATVEKFLAAAEEGGADVEVVDVPHGHHAFETVDPTDESREAVRRAMRAVLARLGRPGTR
- a CDS encoding PQQ-dependent sugar dehydrogenase, yielding MLPVSPATAAPADPGGDGTGAAVAAEEFQQVTLAKGVAETGEPMTLAVLPDRSVLHTSRDGTLRLTDPAGNTAVAGRLDVYSHDEEGLQGVAVDPGFATNRFVYLYYAPELGTPAGDAPAEGSASDFAPFDGVNRLSRFVLRTDGTLDQASEKKILDVPASRGLCCHVGGDIDFDAAGNLYLSTGDDTNPFASDGYTPIDERASRNPAYDAQRSAGNTNDLRGKILRIKVNADGSYGIPSGNLFPPGTARTRPEIYAMGFRNPFRMSVDKATGTVYVGDYGPDAGTASASRGPAGQVEFNRVTEAGNFGWPYCTGDNDAYVDHDFATGGAGATFDCAAPRNTSPRNSGLTDLPPAQPAWIPYDGGSVPEFGSGSESPMGGPVYRYDANSASDVKFPEAYDGDFFAGEFGRRWIKRVETGGDGTVQSINAFPWSGTQVMDMAFGPDGALYVLDYGTGYFNGDANSALYRIEHITGGHAPVAQAGADTTSGTAPLTVAFSSAGSSDADGDALTHAWDFGDGASSTAADPTHTYTTNGRYTATLKVTDTTGKSATASVHITVGNTAPSVRIDLPTDGRVYDFGAAIPFKVTVTDPEDGTVDCAKVKVTFIIGHDSHGHPQTSATGCTGTLQTLADGEHDPNANIFGVIDAEYTDNGANGQPALTTHDQHITQPSHRQAEHYGDSSGVQVVNHAPAHGGRTVGHIENGDWISFRPYALDNVTAFTARVSSAGTGGTIELRAGSPTGTLLGTATVPVTGGWETFQDVTAALSNQPAGSTTLHLVFKGGPGSLFDVDEFSFTTDEGGARTGPVRGVNGKCLDVDNAGTADGTAVQLWSCNQSSAQEWTVAADGTLRALGKCLDVSGGASADGTRVQLWTCNGTGAQKWAAQPDGTVRNPQSGKCLDASGGTWNDGTPVHLWTCHTGPNQKWTLL